From one Musa acuminata AAA Group cultivar baxijiao chromosome BXJ2-6, Cavendish_Baxijiao_AAA, whole genome shotgun sequence genomic stretch:
- the LOC135614633 gene encoding GEM-like protein 1, whose protein sequence is MDTTADHGGKKGPDGDRSASYAPYPKLTPEDIAPPPAAATTMPPESNPYVVPSAAPSSSNNAMDTVRVVLEKFGKKVNVAAKKTEDFAGDFWQHLKTGPSIADAAMGRIAQTTKVISEGGYDNIFHQTFETLPEEKLKKTYACYLSTSAGPVMGVLYLSTAKLAFCSDNPLSYKVGDQTQWTYYKVVIPLHQIRSVNPTASNAKLGEKYVQVVSIDNHEFWFMGLVNYDSAVKNLQEAVQDARI, encoded by the exons ATGGATACCACCGCCGATCACGGCGGCAAGAAGGGCCCCGACGGCGACCGCTCCGCCAGCTACGCCCCCTACCCAAAACTCACCCCGGAAGACATCGCGCCGCCCCCCGCGGCTGCCACCACCATGCCGCCCGAATCCAACCCCTATGTCGTCCCCTCCGCCGCTCCATCCTCCTCCAACA ATGCGATGGACACGGTGCGCGTTGTGCTCGAGAAATTTGGGAAGAAGGTCAATGTAGCAGCGAAGAAGACGGAGGATTTTGCCGGGGATTTTTGGCAGCACT TGAAAACAGGACCTAGCATTGCTGATGCAGCTATGGGGAGGATTGCTCAGACAACAAAAGTCATAAGTGAAGGTGGCTATGACAATATATTTCATCAGACTTTCGAGACACTTCCCGAAGAGAAACTTAAAAAGACATATGCGTGCTATCTGTCGACGTCCGCTGGTCCTGTTATGGGGGTTTTGTACCTCTCTACTGCTAAACTTGCATTCTGTAGTGACAATCCTCTGTCATACAAAGTCGGGGATCAGACTCAATGGACATATTACAAG GTGGTAATTCCTCTGCATCAGATCAGATCAGTTAATCCAACAGCGAGCAACGCAAAGCTAGGCGAAAAATATGTTCAGGTTGTCTCGATCGACAACCATGAGTTCTGGTTCATGGGCCTTGTGAATTATGATAGTGCTGTCAAAAACCTACAGGAAGCTGTGCAAGATGCCCGCATCTAA